From Methylomonas sp. EFPC3, a single genomic window includes:
- a CDS encoding glycosyltransferase family 2 protein — MTETSANHVQTGPRSKLSVYIIAYNEADKIAAAVQSVLWADEVLVLDSNSTDSTATIAADLGATVQQIPFTTFGKLRNDAIAACSHDWVFSLDADERCTPEARTEIERLLSAPEADAYYVPRRNWFMGRWIEHCGWYPDYRQPQLFRKQAMVFDDHAEVHEGFTVNGKIGYFNSAIIQVPFLNLEQLIHKMQRYSTLGARKLERAGKHPTMTTALLHGLWAFFRIYVLKLGFLDGWAGFVLALGNFEGTFYRYAKAATATMNWTPDER; from the coding sequence ATGACAGAAACATCCGCCAATCACGTTCAAACCGGGCCTCGTTCGAAGCTGAGCGTCTACATCATCGCCTATAACGAGGCCGACAAAATCGCCGCCGCGGTGCAGAGCGTGCTGTGGGCGGACGAAGTGCTGGTGCTTGACTCGAACAGCACCGACAGCACTGCGACAATAGCCGCCGACTTGGGTGCGACCGTGCAACAAATCCCGTTCACAACCTTCGGTAAGTTGCGTAACGACGCAATTGCCGCCTGCAGCCACGACTGGGTGTTCAGCTTGGACGCCGACGAACGCTGCACGCCGGAGGCAAGGACCGAAATCGAGCGCCTGTTATCCGCTCCCGAGGCAGATGCTTACTATGTACCGCGCCGCAACTGGTTCATGGGCCGCTGGATCGAGCATTGCGGCTGGTATCCGGATTATCGGCAACCGCAGTTGTTCCGCAAGCAAGCCATGGTTTTCGACGATCATGCCGAAGTTCACGAAGGCTTCACGGTAAACGGCAAAATTGGCTATTTCAATTCGGCGATCATCCAGGTGCCGTTTCTGAATCTGGAACAACTAATACACAAGATGCAGCGCTATTCGACACTAGGGGCACGCAAATTGGAACGTGCGGGTAAACACCCCACCATGACGACGGCTCTGTTGCACGGCTTATGGGCGTTCTTTCGAATTTACGTCTTAAAACTCGGCTTTCTCGACGGCTGGGCCGGATTCGTCTTGGCACTGGGCAATTTCGAGGGCACCTTTTACCGCTACGCAAAAGCAGCTACCGCGACAATGAATTGGACGCCTGACGAGCGATAA
- a CDS encoding glycosyltransferase family 2 protein — translation MSQAPQLISVIVTTYNRPPALLACLRSLQDQLDRNFEVLVADDGSGEATRQLIEREGKASPIPIRHIWHEDKGFRAGTIRNKAAANANGDYLIFMDGDCIAFPSFIARHRLLAETGYFVPGNRLLINAQGTEDALNGNAALHIKPLVFFIGLWLKRQLNRLLPLINLPLHAWRYLNPYGWEKAMTCNLALWKSDFLAVNGFDEKFEGWGYEDSDLVIRLIHFGCKRKEGRFAVPVLHLWHPYNDRSQHDQNYRRLLERVANPRVILAERGVRQHLEEINDSR, via the coding sequence ATGTCGCAAGCCCCGCAATTGATTTCCGTCATCGTCACCACCTACAACCGGCCTCCTGCTTTGCTTGCTTGTTTGCGCAGCCTGCAAGACCAATTGGATAGAAATTTCGAAGTCCTAGTCGCGGATGATGGGTCTGGCGAAGCCACCCGCCAGCTAATCGAGCGGGAAGGTAAGGCCAGCCCGATACCGATCCGCCACATCTGGCATGAAGACAAGGGCTTCCGCGCCGGCACCATTCGCAATAAGGCGGCGGCTAATGCCAACGGCGACTATCTAATATTTATGGACGGCGATTGCATCGCCTTTCCGAGTTTTATCGCACGACACCGGCTGCTGGCCGAAACCGGGTATTTCGTGCCCGGCAACCGATTGCTCATCAACGCCCAGGGTACCGAAGATGCCTTGAACGGCAACGCGGCGTTACACATCAAGCCATTGGTCTTTTTCATCGGCTTGTGGCTCAAACGGCAACTAAACCGCTTGCTACCCTTGATCAACCTACCGTTGCACGCTTGGCGTTACCTCAATCCATACGGTTGGGAAAAAGCCATGACCTGCAACCTTGCGTTGTGGAAATCCGATTTTCTGGCCGTTAACGGTTTCGATGAAAAGTTCGAAGGGTGGGGATATGAAGATTCCGATTTGGTGATTCGCTTGATTCACTTCGGCTGCAAACGCAAGGAGGGCCGCTTTGCCGTGCCGGTGCTACACCTTTGGCATCCCTACAACGACAGAAGCCAGCACGACCAAAATTATCGGCGGCTGTTGGAACGAGTTGCCAATCCGCGAGTCATTCTTGCCGAACGCGGCGTCAGGCAACATCTGGAAGAAA